In Streptomyces dangxiongensis, one DNA window encodes the following:
- a CDS encoding PP2C family protein-serine/threonine phosphatase, which yields MPSPVSADRPATQPPGPGSVEALIRQARRLKGDVDAVRRDTRSDGTDPEERWQRALYDLALHQLDDLDTHLAQLRDGPAPAPAGPAEAPLLRPAPVTASRGSLLSRVGSAEWNLLTDEATWSGELYQILGLDPARPAPTLDELPALVLEEDRPKLTAMVTDCLIDARPIDGEFRIVRPDTSVRTVHMMGEPVLGPDGGTTSMWAVLRDVSELRREQRTVRETRDSLHRHRRQKQTEHRIAAALQEAVLPPWRGSLRLPRQGPQTLDLAAHRLPAAAGTPIGADWYDALELSDGRTLLGVGGVAGHGVAVTSGLAMLLGAVRGMAMAGTEPGELLTLLNQLIDATVQPALGSAVCCRYQPETRTLTWAQAGHPAPLLYRDGTGGALDAPDGTLLGTSAGAVYGQSAVTLRPGDLLLLHTDALLPGHSRTAAVERLLALAPRFRAARTARDCVRTVVEEFGGAGREDDACVLVAKVVG from the coding sequence ATGCCGTCCCCAGTCTCCGCGGACCGCCCAGCCACCCAGCCACCCGGACCCGGCTCGGTCGAGGCACTGATCCGGCAGGCGCGACGGCTCAAGGGCGACGTGGACGCCGTACGGCGGGACACCCGGAGCGACGGAACGGACCCCGAGGAACGCTGGCAGCGCGCCCTGTACGACCTCGCCCTGCACCAGCTCGACGACCTGGACACCCACCTGGCCCAGCTACGGGACGGCCCGGCCCCCGCTCCGGCCGGGCCCGCCGAGGCGCCGCTCCTCCGGCCCGCACCGGTCACCGCCTCGCGCGGCTCGCTGCTCAGCCGGGTCGGCAGCGCCGAGTGGAACCTGCTGACGGACGAGGCGACCTGGTCCGGGGAGCTGTACCAGATCCTCGGCCTCGACCCGGCCCGTCCCGCCCCCACCCTGGACGAACTGCCCGCCCTGGTGCTGGAGGAGGACCGGCCGAAACTCACCGCGATGGTCACGGACTGCCTGATCGACGCCAGGCCGATCGACGGCGAGTTCCGCATCGTACGCCCCGACACCTCCGTACGGACCGTGCACATGATGGGCGAACCCGTACTGGGCCCCGACGGTGGCACCACCTCCATGTGGGCCGTGCTGCGCGACGTCAGCGAACTGCGCCGCGAGCAGCGGACGGTGCGTGAGACCCGTGACTCGCTGCACCGCCACCGCCGGCAGAAGCAGACCGAGCACCGGATCGCGGCCGCATTACAGGAAGCCGTGCTGCCGCCCTGGCGCGGTTCGCTGCGGCTCCCGCGTCAGGGACCGCAGACCCTCGACCTGGCCGCCCACCGGCTGCCGGCCGCGGCCGGCACACCGATCGGCGCGGACTGGTACGACGCGCTGGAACTGTCCGACGGCCGGACGCTGCTCGGCGTCGGCGGCGTGGCCGGACACGGAGTGGCCGTCACCTCGGGCCTGGCGATGCTGCTCGGCGCCGTCCGCGGGATGGCCATGGCCGGCACCGAGCCCGGTGAACTGCTCACCCTGCTCAACCAGTTGATCGACGCGACGGTGCAACCCGCCCTCGGCAGCGCCGTCTGCTGCCGCTACCAGCCCGAGACCCGCACCCTGACCTGGGCCCAGGCGGGACACCCCGCCCCGCTGCTGTACCGCGACGGGACGGGGGGTGCGCTGGACGCACCGGACGGCACCCTCCTCGGCACCTCGGCAGGTGCCGTGTACGGGCAGTCCGCCGTCACCCTGCGGCCGGGCGACCTGCTCCTGCTGCACACCGACGCGCTGCTGCCGGGCCACAGCAGGACGGCGGCCGTGGAACGGCTCCTCGCCCTCGCCCCACGCTTCCGGGCGGCGCGCACCGCGCGGGACTGTGTGCGGACGGTCGTCGAGGAGTTCGGCGGAGCCGGGCGCGAGGACGACGCCTGCGTCCTCGTGGCCAAGGTCGTCGGCTGA
- a CDS encoding SsgA family sporulation/cell division regulator — MDIIVEQLAHARLITAEDREVPVSATLRYSADDPLAVFVDFPAEAALNGEEVTWTFARSLLDQGLRAPAGHGDVQIWPYGRSRTVLEFHSPHGMALLQFQASALRRFLLHTYAVVAGGREDMAGVVERDLSALFGGV, encoded by the coding sequence ATGGACATCATCGTCGAACAGCTCGCCCACGCCCGGCTCATCACCGCCGAGGACCGGGAGGTGCCGGTGTCGGCCACGCTGCGCTACTCCGCGGACGATCCCCTCGCCGTCTTCGTGGACTTCCCGGCCGAGGCGGCACTGAACGGCGAGGAGGTCACCTGGACCTTCGCCCGCTCCCTGCTCGACCAGGGGCTGCGCGCCCCGGCCGGCCACGGCGATGTACAGATCTGGCCGTACGGCCGTAGCCGCACCGTCCTGGAGTTCCACTCGCCGCACGGCATGGCCCTGCTCCAGTTCCAGGCCTCGGCGCTGCGCCGCTTCCTGCTGCACACCTACGCGGTGGTCGCCGGCGGGCGGGAGGACATGGCCGGTGTGGTGGAACGGGACCTGAGCGCGCTGTTCGGCGGGGTGTGA
- a CDS encoding Gfo/Idh/MocA family protein → MGDLLGVAVLGAGHMGADHIRRLDRVVSGARVAAVADPDLIRAREAAAGLTGVTVHPDPIAALDAPGVQAVLIASPGPAHEEALLGAFTRGLPVLCEKPMVPDSTGALRVMEAEARLGRRLAQIGFMRRYDTEYRRLKALLDGGGLGRPLMLHCTHRNVSSPAGFTSAMLINSSVSHEIDAARWLLGQELTAVTVLRPTPSAGAPGDLLDPQFVLFETERGALVDVEVFVNCGFGYQVRCEAVCEAGSARIGDEHTMVVTAGGCARQEVAPDYLVRFADAYDREVQAWVDATRRGEVTGPGAWDGYAASVVAEAGVRALETGARVAVDLAPRPALYAGGGH, encoded by the coding sequence ATGGGTGACCTGCTGGGGGTGGCGGTACTGGGTGCCGGGCACATGGGGGCCGACCACATACGGCGTCTCGACCGAGTGGTCAGCGGAGCCAGGGTGGCCGCCGTGGCCGATCCCGACCTCATCCGGGCCCGGGAGGCGGCGGCCGGCCTCACCGGCGTCACCGTGCACCCGGACCCGATCGCCGCGCTCGACGCGCCGGGCGTACAGGCGGTCCTCATCGCCTCTCCCGGTCCGGCGCACGAAGAGGCGTTGCTCGGCGCCTTCACCCGCGGGCTGCCGGTGCTGTGCGAGAAACCCATGGTGCCGGACTCCACCGGCGCGCTGCGGGTCATGGAGGCCGAGGCGCGCCTCGGCCGCCGGCTGGCGCAGATCGGCTTCATGCGCCGCTACGACACCGAGTACCGGCGACTGAAGGCACTGCTGGACGGGGGTGGCCTGGGCCGGCCCCTGATGCTGCACTGCACCCACCGCAATGTCTCCTCCCCCGCCGGCTTCACCAGCGCGATGCTGATCAACAGCTCCGTCTCGCACGAGATCGACGCGGCCCGCTGGCTGCTCGGGCAGGAGCTGACGGCGGTCACCGTGCTGCGGCCCACGCCGTCCGCGGGCGCGCCCGGGGACCTGCTCGACCCGCAGTTCGTGCTCTTCGAGACCGAGCGGGGCGCCCTGGTGGACGTCGAGGTCTTCGTGAACTGCGGCTTCGGCTACCAGGTGCGCTGCGAGGCCGTGTGCGAGGCGGGCAGCGCGCGGATCGGTGACGAGCACACCATGGTGGTCACCGCAGGGGGGTGCGCCCGCCAGGAGGTGGCACCGGACTACCTGGTCCGCTTCGCCGACGCCTACGACCGCGAGGTGCAGGCCTGGGTGGACGCGACCCGGCGCGGGGAGGTCACCGGGCCGGGCGCCTGGGACGGCTACGCGGCCTCCGTCGTCGCCGAGGCGGGCGTCCGGGCGCTGGAGACCGGCGCCAGGGTGGCCGTCGATCTCGCCCCGCGCCCCGCCCTGTACGCCGGAGGCGGCCACTGA
- a CDS encoding baeRF3 domain-containing protein, with protein MEHALSPATLTELRRPRPYPAVSVLTPTHRRERGSGQDPVRLRNMVTEARRRLECDPGVTRERRADVVAQLDRALAEVDLTHAEDGLVIFAAPGEHQVWSLARSVPERVVLSDTFLTRNLVAAHTAERPFWVLSVSADRATLWSGGADRVVEDRSGGFPLTRDRDNFDAERQQRVGDLPSTFRDEDTRHFLRTADTALGAVLRGRPRPLYVTGEQAALALLDEAGSVARTGVHVPHGGLANAGPDAVWQAVRPMLEARTAEDAGSVVRDLTSARGHRTFAAGLDELWQSAREGRVRLLAVEENYRAAVRDLGGHLVPADAADLEAREDIVDEIVERCLETGADVRFVPDGALGDADGIAGVLRY; from the coding sequence ATGGAGCACGCACTGAGTCCCGCGACCCTGACCGAACTGCGGCGCCCGCGGCCCTATCCGGCGGTTTCCGTGCTGACCCCGACGCACCGCCGGGAACGCGGGAGCGGCCAGGACCCGGTCCGGCTGCGCAACATGGTGACCGAGGCGCGCAGACGTCTGGAGTGCGATCCCGGCGTCACCCGGGAGCGGCGCGCCGACGTCGTGGCACAGCTCGACCGCGCGCTGGCCGAGGTGGACCTGACGCACGCCGAGGACGGCCTGGTGATCTTCGCCGCGCCGGGCGAGCACCAGGTCTGGTCGCTGGCCCGGTCCGTCCCCGAGCGGGTGGTGCTCTCGGACACCTTCCTCACCCGCAACCTGGTCGCCGCGCACACGGCCGAGCGGCCCTTCTGGGTGCTGTCCGTCTCCGCGGACCGCGCCACCCTGTGGAGCGGCGGCGCGGACCGGGTCGTCGAGGACCGGTCCGGCGGCTTCCCGCTGACCCGCGACCGGGACAATTTCGACGCCGAACGCCAGCAACGTGTCGGCGATCTGCCGAGCACCTTCCGCGACGAGGACACGCGCCACTTCCTGCGGACGGCCGACACCGCGCTGGGCGCGGTGCTGCGCGGCCGGCCCCGCCCGCTGTACGTCACCGGCGAGCAGGCGGCGCTCGCCCTGCTGGACGAGGCGGGCAGCGTCGCCAGGACGGGTGTGCACGTGCCGCACGGGGGGCTCGCGAACGCCGGCCCCGACGCCGTGTGGCAGGCGGTCCGCCCGATGCTGGAGGCGCGGACGGCCGAGGACGCCGGCTCGGTGGTCCGGGACCTCACCTCGGCGCGCGGCCACCGGACCTTCGCGGCCGGCCTGGACGAGCTGTGGCAGAGCGCCCGGGAGGGCCGGGTCCGGCTGCTGGCCGTGGAGGAGAACTACCGCGCGGCCGTCCGCGATCTGGGCGGCCATCTGGTGCCGGCCGACGCCGCGGATCTCGAGGCCCGCGAGGACATCGTGGACGAGATCGTCGAGCGCTGCCTGGAGACCGGCGCCGACGTCCGCTTCGTCCCCGACGGCGCCCTGGGCGACGCGGACGGCATCGCGGGCGTACTGCGCTACTGA
- the asnB gene encoding asparagine synthase (glutamine-hydrolyzing), giving the protein MCGITGWVSFDRDLTAEATTLHAMTETMACRGPDDRGTWTEGPAALGHRRLAIIDLPGGRQPMTLPTPGGTIALVYSGEAYNFTELRRELRDRGHRFTTDSDTEVVLHGYLEWGDAVAERLNGMYAFAVWDGRHDKLVMIRDRMGIKPFYYHPTADGVLFGSEPKAVLANPLARRRVTLDGLRELFVMVKTPGHAIWDGMREVEPGTVVTVDRSGLSTRVYWRLETRPHTDDRDTTVAGVRSLLDDIVRRQLVADVPRCTLLSGGLDSSAMTAIAARQLGEQGEKVRSFAVDFVGQADHFVADELRGTPDTPFVHDVARLAGTDHQDIVLDAQSLADPAVREQVIRARDLPAGLGDMDASLLLLFRAVREKSTVALSGESADEVFGGYLQFFDEEARRADTFPWLATMGRHFGEDADVLRADLIRSMDLAGYVGDGYRTAVAGIDRLEGESDFEYRMRQISHLHLTRFVRMLLDRKDRMSMAVGLEVRVPFCDHRLVEYVYNAPWALKSFDGREKSLLREATADVLPRSVYERVKSPYPSTQDPQYARALQEQAKDLLTRPSHPVFDLVDRDRVRTAADRDAPVSTQAARRGLERTLDLAQWLDLYTPELVLS; this is encoded by the coding sequence ATGTGCGGCATCACCGGATGGGTCTCCTTCGACCGCGACCTGACCGCCGAGGCCACCACATTGCATGCGATGACCGAGACGATGGCCTGCCGGGGCCCGGACGACCGCGGCACCTGGACCGAGGGCCCCGCCGCCCTGGGCCACCGCCGCCTCGCCATCATCGACCTCCCCGGCGGCCGTCAGCCGATGACCCTGCCGACTCCCGGGGGAACGATCGCCCTGGTCTACTCCGGAGAGGCGTACAACTTCACCGAACTGCGCCGCGAACTCCGGGACCGCGGCCACCGGTTCACCACCGACTCCGACACCGAGGTCGTCCTGCACGGCTACCTGGAGTGGGGCGACGCGGTCGCCGAACGGCTCAACGGCATGTACGCGTTCGCCGTCTGGGACGGCCGGCACGACAAACTCGTCATGATCCGCGACCGTATGGGCATCAAGCCGTTCTACTACCACCCCACCGCCGACGGCGTCCTGTTCGGCTCCGAACCCAAGGCCGTCCTCGCCAACCCGCTGGCCCGGCGCCGCGTCACCCTGGACGGCCTGCGCGAACTGTTCGTCATGGTGAAGACGCCGGGACACGCCATCTGGGACGGCATGCGCGAGGTGGAGCCCGGCACCGTCGTCACCGTCGACCGCTCCGGACTGTCCACCCGCGTGTACTGGCGCCTGGAGACCCGCCCGCACACCGACGACCGCGACACCACCGTCGCCGGTGTGCGCTCACTCCTCGACGACATCGTGCGCCGGCAGTTGGTCGCCGACGTGCCGCGCTGCACCCTGCTCTCCGGCGGTCTGGACTCCTCCGCCATGACCGCGATCGCCGCCCGCCAGCTCGGCGAGCAGGGCGAGAAGGTGCGCAGCTTCGCCGTCGACTTCGTCGGCCAGGCCGACCACTTCGTCGCCGACGAACTGCGCGGCACCCCCGACACGCCCTTCGTGCACGACGTGGCCCGCCTCGCCGGCACCGACCACCAGGACATCGTCCTGGACGCCCAGTCCCTCGCCGACCCGGCCGTGCGCGAGCAGGTCATCCGGGCCCGCGACCTGCCGGCCGGCCTCGGCGACATGGACGCCTCGCTGCTGCTGCTCTTCCGCGCCGTCCGGGAGAAGTCCACGGTGGCCCTGTCCGGCGAGTCCGCCGACGAGGTCTTCGGCGGTTACCTCCAGTTCTTCGACGAGGAGGCGCGCCGCGCCGACACCTTCCCCTGGCTGGCGACCATGGGCCGCCACTTCGGCGAGGACGCCGACGTGCTGCGCGCCGACCTCATCAGGTCCATGGACCTGGCGGGCTATGTCGGCGACGGCTACCGCACCGCCGTCGCCGGTATCGACCGGCTGGAGGGCGAGAGTGACTTCGAGTACCGCATGCGGCAGATCAGCCACCTCCACCTCACCCGCTTCGTGCGCATGCTGCTCGACCGCAAGGACCGGATGAGCATGGCCGTCGGCCTGGAGGTCCGGGTGCCGTTCTGCGACCACCGGCTGGTCGAGTACGTGTACAACGCCCCGTGGGCGCTGAAGTCCTTCGACGGCAGGGAGAAGAGCCTGCTGCGGGAGGCGACGGCGGACGTCCTGCCGCGCTCGGTGTACGAGCGCGTGAAGAGCCCGTACCCGTCCACCCAGGACCCGCAGTACGCCCGCGCCCTCCAGGAACAGGCCAAGGACCTGCTCACCCGGCCCTCGCACCCGGTCTTCGACCTGGTCGACCGGGACCGGGTCCGCACGGCAGCCGACCGCGACGCACCGGTCAGCACCCAGGCGGCCCGGCGCGGTCTGGAACGCACCCTGGACCTGGCGCAGTGGCTGGACCTGTACACGCCCGAGCTGGTGCTCAGCTGA
- a CDS encoding DUF4232 domain-containing protein yields MQIRAAVTVPAASVALAAVLLTAPHSQAAAGHDRPTAPHGKAAAGHAGPDRCARQTLTVRAKAVAGDPAVLRVDVTNRGARACVVDRVPTVTFGDLDGAALPVPEGGTGTYRLAAGGTAYADVRTIADPADPEARRVDTVTVAASAAHEGRSFSAARLGTGARVLVWEPVTTWWQRSAAAADRAIGLS; encoded by the coding sequence ATGCAGATCCGCGCCGCCGTCACCGTACCCGCCGCCTCGGTCGCCCTGGCGGCCGTGCTGCTGACCGCACCGCACAGCCAGGCCGCCGCGGGCCACGACCGGCCCACCGCGCCGCACGGCAAGGCCGCCGCAGGGCACGCGGGGCCCGACCGCTGCGCCCGGCAGACGCTGACGGTGCGGGCGAAGGCCGTGGCCGGCGATCCGGCCGTACTGCGGGTCGACGTCACCAACCGCGGCGCCCGCGCCTGCGTCGTCGACCGCGTGCCCACGGTGACCTTCGGGGATCTGGACGGGGCCGCCCTGCCGGTGCCCGAGGGCGGCACCGGCACCTACCGGCTCGCGGCGGGCGGCACGGCCTACGCCGACGTGCGGACCATCGCGGACCCGGCGGACCCCGAGGCCCGCCGGGTGGACACGGTCACCGTGGCCGCGTCGGCCGCGCACGAGGGCCGCTCCTTCAGCGCCGCCCGGCTGGGCACCGGGGCGCGGGTCCTCGTGTGGGAGCCGGTGACGACCTGGTGGCAGCGGTCGGCGGCGGCGGCCGACCGTGCCATCGGGCTCAGCTGA
- a CDS encoding alpha/beta hydrolase has product MLAKLSTLAVRRCAGASALALALLGAGLPAAAADGPQPDLSRFYRQRVTWQACDAPDMPDDLQCAKVTVPLDYARPRAGTLDVALARYRATGQSRGSVLLNFGGPGGAGIPELAADGRRFMDLTNGYDVVTFDPRGVGRSSPVSCGEGGEGAFSVTGEDAGLGRPAELLRQLREAADQCARHSGPVLPHIGTVNASRDLDVIRQALGDKKLDYLGFSYGTRLGSVYAAQFPGKVGRIVLDGVDTLTEPLSEQGLAGAEGQQTALDDFLDWCTADLSCPFGQDRRAAGDEVVRLVRSLDRNPVPTDFGGSFTGQDLVGAIGQALYGKELWPSLERALASLIEDGDTRRVLAFSSGGIDGPRGRLRTDGGLTDVQDVPMDNLPAALMAINCADDPDRPTAARITRDLAALRAAYDRASPVFGRYRLTQLLLCYGRPRGTDFIRNRVRDVHSAKMLLVGTRGDPATPYQWTVETARRLGPSAVVLDSKGEGHTGYASSACVHRKINDFLLYGSLPASGSSCPADGAGETGTGGTAG; this is encoded by the coding sequence ATGCTGGCCAAGCTGTCCACGCTCGCCGTGCGGCGCTGCGCGGGTGCCTCGGCCCTCGCCCTGGCACTGCTCGGGGCCGGGCTGCCCGCGGCTGCCGCCGACGGGCCGCAGCCCGACCTGTCCCGGTTCTACCGGCAGAGGGTGACGTGGCAGGCCTGCGACGCGCCGGACATGCCGGACGACCTGCAGTGCGCCAAGGTCACCGTCCCCCTCGACTACGCGCGGCCACGCGCCGGCACCCTGGACGTCGCGCTGGCCCGCTACCGCGCCACCGGGCAGTCCCGGGGCTCGGTGCTGCTCAACTTCGGTGGTCCCGGGGGTGCCGGCATCCCGGAACTGGCCGCGGACGGCCGGCGGTTCATGGACCTGACCAACGGCTACGACGTGGTCACCTTCGATCCGCGCGGCGTCGGCCGCTCCTCCCCCGTAAGCTGCGGCGAGGGCGGTGAGGGAGCCTTCTCCGTGACCGGGGAGGACGCCGGCCTCGGCCGGCCCGCGGAGCTGCTCCGGCAGTTGCGCGAGGCCGCCGACCAGTGCGCCCGGCACTCCGGTCCGGTCCTGCCCCACATAGGCACCGTGAACGCCTCACGCGACCTGGACGTCATCCGCCAGGCGCTCGGTGACAAGAAGCTCGACTACCTCGGTTTCTCCTACGGCACCCGGCTCGGCTCGGTGTACGCGGCGCAGTTCCCGGGCAAGGTCGGCCGGATCGTGCTCGACGGCGTGGACACGCTGACCGAGCCGCTGTCCGAGCAGGGCCTGGCGGGCGCCGAGGGCCAGCAGACCGCGCTGGACGACTTCCTGGACTGGTGTACGGCGGATCTCTCCTGCCCGTTCGGGCAGGACCGGCGGGCGGCCGGGGACGAGGTGGTCCGGCTGGTGCGCTCGCTCGACCGGAACCCGGTGCCCACGGACTTCGGCGGCTCGTTCACCGGCCAGGACCTGGTCGGCGCCATCGGGCAGGCCCTCTACGGCAAGGAGCTGTGGCCCTCGCTGGAGCGCGCGCTGGCCTCGCTGATCGAGGACGGCGACACCCGGCGCGTCCTGGCCTTCTCGTCGGGCGGCATCGACGGGCCCCGCGGCCGGCTCCGCACGGACGGCGGGCTGACCGACGTCCAGGATGTCCCGATGGACAACCTGCCGGCCGCCCTGATGGCGATCAACTGCGCGGACGACCCCGACCGGCCCACCGCGGCGCGCATCACCCGGGACCTTGCGGCTCTGCGGGCCGCGTACGACCGGGCCTCGCCGGTCTTCGGCCGCTACCGGCTCACCCAGCTCCTGCTGTGCTACGGCCGGCCCAGGGGGACCGACTTCATCCGGAACCGGGTCCGGGACGTGCACTCGGCGAAGATGCTGCTGGTGGGCACGCGCGGCGACCCGGCGACGCCGTACCAGTGGACCGTGGAGACGGCCCGGCGGCTCGGCCCGTCGGCCGTGGTCCTCGACAGCAAGGGTGAGGGCCACACCGGCTACGCCTCCTCCGCGTGTGTGCACCGGAAGATCAACGACTTCCTGCTCTACGGCTCGCTGCCCGCGAGCGGCAGTTCCTGTCCGGCGGACGGGGCCGGGGAGACCGGCACCGGGGGCACCGCCGGCTGA
- a CDS encoding chaplin, whose protein sequence is MRRATRNGVFAVAAASGAMAVALPVSAAFAADGAGAQGTAAGSPGLISGNTVQLPVHVPVNVCGNTVNVVGLLNPAAGNTCANERTGTRKETAAAGGASAQGAATDSPGVISGNGLQLPVHVPVNISGNSVDVVGVGNPATGNRSVNGPGDRVRRPPHTPAPEHRTPKPPAAPRAHHPAPNTPRPVASSLAHTGADMTAPAVAGSAALVLTGVILYRRFRPGGTG, encoded by the coding sequence ATGAGACGGGCTACCCGAAACGGTGTGTTCGCCGTCGCCGCCGCGTCCGGTGCGATGGCCGTGGCGCTGCCGGTGTCCGCCGCCTTCGCGGCCGACGGGGCCGGCGCCCAGGGCACCGCGGCCGGTTCGCCCGGGCTGATCTCCGGCAACACCGTCCAGCTCCCCGTACACGTGCCGGTGAACGTGTGCGGCAACACCGTGAACGTGGTGGGACTGCTCAACCCGGCCGCGGGCAACACCTGCGCGAACGAGCGAACCGGGACGCGGAAGGAGACGGCCGCGGCCGGCGGCGCGTCCGCGCAGGGCGCCGCCACCGACTCGCCCGGCGTGATCTCCGGCAACGGCCTCCAGCTCCCCGTCCACGTGCCGGTCAACATCAGCGGCAACAGTGTCGACGTGGTCGGCGTGGGCAATCCGGCGACGGGCAACCGGTCGGTCAACGGTCCCGGCGACCGGGTTCGGCGCCCCCCGCACACCCCGGCCCCGGAACACCGCACCCCGAAGCCCCCGGCCGCGCCCCGGGCCCACCACCCCGCCCCGAACACCCCGCGTCCGGTGGCGTCCAGCCTGGCGCACACGGGAGCGGACATGACGGCCCCGGCCGTGGCCGGCAGCGCCGCGCTCGTCCTCACCGGCGTGATCCTGTACCGCCGCTTCCGACCGGGCGGCACCGGCTGA
- a CDS encoding GNAT family N-acetyltransferase, translating into MTSAAPHDLVVTQATLADWPVISGWAAAEGWNPGLSDGPAFFAQDPDGFFLGRIDGEPVSAVSVVTYGPDYAFLGCYLVRPDLRGHGHGLTTWKTALAHAGSRTVGLDGVVAQQDNYRQSGFELAHRTIRFTGTAPVGGVPAGVRPAASADLAALTAYDGACCPADRPRFLAEWLTAPGHRAVVREDGGRLTGYGVIRPGYDTLRVGPLFADTADDARALFAALTADVVGREVAIDVPEPNTAGVALAQEAGLRPSFETARMYTGPVRDHARERVFGVTTLELG; encoded by the coding sequence ATGACCTCTGCGGCCCCCCACGACCTCGTCGTCACGCAGGCCACCCTCGCCGACTGGCCGGTGATCAGCGGATGGGCGGCGGCGGAGGGCTGGAATCCCGGGCTGTCCGACGGACCCGCGTTCTTCGCCCAGGACCCCGACGGCTTCTTCCTCGGCCGGATCGACGGCGAGCCGGTGTCGGCCGTCTCCGTCGTCACCTACGGCCCCGACTACGCCTTCCTCGGCTGCTATCTCGTCCGCCCCGACCTGCGCGGCCACGGACATGGCCTCACCACCTGGAAGACCGCCCTGGCCCACGCGGGCAGCCGGACCGTCGGCCTCGACGGAGTCGTCGCCCAGCAGGACAACTACCGTCAGTCCGGCTTCGAACTCGCCCATCGGACGATCCGGTTCACCGGCACCGCCCCCGTCGGTGGAGTACCCGCCGGCGTCCGTCCGGCCGCCTCCGCCGACCTGGCCGCGCTCACTGCCTACGACGGCGCCTGCTGTCCCGCGGACCGCCCGCGGTTCCTCGCCGAATGGCTCACCGCACCCGGCCACCGTGCCGTCGTACGGGAGGACGGCGGGCGCCTCACCGGCTACGGCGTGATCCGCCCCGGTTACGACACCCTGCGCGTCGGCCCCCTCTTCGCCGACACCGCCGACGACGCCCGGGCTCTCTTCGCCGCCCTGACCGCCGACGTGGTCGGCCGTGAGGTCGCGATCGACGTGCCCGAGCCGAACACGGCCGGTGTCGCCCTCGCACAGGAGGCGGGACTGCGCCCCTCGTTCGAGACCGCCCGCATGTACACCGGCCCGGTCCGCGACCACGCCCGGGAGCGCGTGTTCGGGGTCACCACCCTCGAACTCGGCTGA
- a CDS encoding GNAT family N-acetyltransferase, protein MDHAAVLALYDREMRENARPDGPGARIERAGAVVRQVADAQGWNGVLWSRPDAAGADLAIRDQIDRFTGLGRDFEWKVYGHDEPADLGDRLLAAGFRAEPEETLMIGEAAGPVSAAEPPAGVRLVRATDPAGVDLVVDVHERAFGTDGTRLRHRLLARLAADPGTLVAVVALAGAEPVGAARTELVPGTRFAGLWGGGTVEAWRGRGVYRALVAHRARVAAAQGYRYLQVDASPLSRPILARLGLHALSTTTPYLYGV, encoded by the coding sequence ATGGATCATGCTGCCGTGCTCGCCCTGTACGACCGTGAGATGCGCGAGAACGCCCGCCCCGACGGGCCCGGGGCCCGGATCGAGCGGGCCGGTGCCGTCGTGCGTCAGGTCGCCGACGCGCAAGGGTGGAACGGCGTGCTCTGGTCCCGGCCGGACGCGGCGGGCGCCGACCTGGCGATCCGCGACCAGATCGACCGCTTCACGGGCCTGGGCCGGGACTTCGAGTGGAAGGTGTACGGCCACGACGAGCCGGCGGACCTCGGTGACCGGCTCCTCGCCGCCGGCTTTCGGGCCGAGCCGGAGGAGACGCTGATGATCGGCGAGGCCGCCGGGCCGGTGTCGGCCGCCGAGCCCCCTGCCGGTGTCCGGTTGGTGCGGGCCACCGATCCGGCCGGCGTGGACCTCGTGGTGGACGTCCACGAGAGGGCCTTCGGCACCGACGGCACCCGGCTTCGGCACCGGCTGCTCGCACGGCTGGCCGCCGACCCCGGCACGCTCGTCGCCGTGGTCGCGCTGGCCGGGGCGGAGCCCGTCGGCGCCGCCCGCACGGAACTGGTGCCCGGCACCCGGTTCGCCGGGCTGTGGGGCGGCGGTACCGTCGAGGCCTGGCGGGGCCGGGGCGTCTACCGGGCCCTGGTGGCCCACCGGGCCCGCGTCGCCGCCGCCCAGGGCTACCGCTACCTCCAGGTCGACGCCTCACCCCTGAGCCGCCCGATCCTGGCACGTCTCGGCCTCCACGCGCTGAGCACCACGACGCCCTACCTCTACGGAGTCTGA